A region from the Leptospirillum ferriphilum ML-04 genome encodes:
- a CDS encoding DUF1207 domain-containing protein encodes MVTLSPFSSVGYPAPPADTVTLDQDLNQTVSASSSTTGSQNSGGPWKLTLLPNQDPFTPLLADPRQPTTSINFLTLSNQPFIQFNGNFGADIGVARWESPTQGINESVQVGVMGASFSRFSIIQSSTFLEDADYVIGVPVTFRYHSFSGRVFFYHESSHTGYNYTTLMHISKISDFGNEILQVIPSWDITPNIRIYGGAEYRVFGLYFYPTMEDSTTVLGGIEAYSPEIPSLSARGYLAFNLEARGINGYTPDEDLQFGLLFHRPGSYLQIRPAIDIYNGYSYMGDLLFEKEHYVSLGVYFDF; translated from the coding sequence ATGGTAACCCTGTCCCCTTTTTCGTCTGTGGGCTATCCGGCCCCTCCCGCCGATACCGTCACTCTGGATCAGGACCTGAACCAGACCGTTTCCGCATCTTCCTCGACAACGGGCAGCCAAAATTCCGGAGGGCCGTGGAAACTGACACTTCTTCCGAACCAGGATCCGTTTACCCCTCTCCTCGCCGATCCTCGTCAGCCAACGACATCCATCAATTTTCTCACCCTTTCCAATCAGCCGTTCATTCAGTTTAACGGAAATTTTGGTGCGGATATTGGAGTCGCCCGCTGGGAATCCCCGACCCAGGGCATCAACGAATCGGTTCAAGTTGGGGTAATGGGGGCCAGCTTCTCCCGATTTTCTATCATCCAATCCTCCACTTTCCTTGAAGATGCAGACTATGTCATCGGAGTTCCGGTCACCTTTCGATATCACTCCTTCTCGGGAAGAGTCTTTTTCTACCACGAAAGTTCCCACACAGGGTACAACTACACAACCCTGATGCATATTTCGAAAATTTCGGATTTCGGAAATGAAATTCTTCAGGTCATCCCCTCCTGGGACATCACACCCAACATCCGGATATACGGTGGAGCCGAGTATCGGGTCTTCGGACTCTACTTCTATCCCACCATGGAAGACTCGACCACCGTTCTGGGAGGCATCGAAGCCTATTCTCCGGAGATCCCTTCCTTATCCGCAAGAGGATATCTGGCCTTCAATCTGGAAGCCCGGGGCATAAACGGCTATACACCGGACGAAGACCTTCAGTTCGGACTTCTTTTCCATCGTCCGGGGTCCTACCTGCAAATCCGTCCGGCCATCGACATTTACAACGGCTATTCTTATATGGGAGACCTTCTGTTCGAAAAAGAACACTACGTTTCTCTCGGGGTCTATTTTGACTTTTAA